One genomic region from Quercus robur chromosome 4, dhQueRobu3.1, whole genome shotgun sequence encodes:
- the LOC126720781 gene encoding uncharacterized protein LOC126720781 isoform X4, translated as MAGSGLTSLGRVKLTDLVPCEGLPSDSYKLSVSTLSQSLAQYSAAIIQFPASDGALLRSGLESARLYFHQRASYPAAEMIHNNDSREWCKTSGYYADPQMWQETYDYRPGLTPNEPNNTMDLPPAGLPDIFALLGKAARDILDAISFYLNLRSSPFTEILDNVPLRNREISSSVLSVCCYARPSFQGAQHHNLATQEDGQLIMFTDHEHQADKSLISLVKSDKAGLHIRDLHGRWFLVDSDLGPQEAIVYPGLALYQATAGYVNPAFYRTDINTMQGNMHGRCSLAFKLMPKSMSSLNCSEMRAAGHGVEAQFLLPVLVDDFMQKSPPTDQLFNRQNIQCFNFPTVQDGSMKPLVRRRKHDSRSKPLPPSKRLRLEAQRVLKERVQDIADKKGIKLRFCNLKECESHVHTLDSPCANIRMEIGWPAGVPFVHPHDLPNKAKIGFLEAYEPGWTATHDMENQSP; from the exons ATGGCAGGCAGTGGCCTGACATCTTTGGGTCGTGTGAAGCTCACTGATCTAGTACCCTGTGAAGGCCTTCCTTCTGATTCTTATAAACTATCAGTCTCAACTTTGTCACAGTCGCTTGCTCAATATTCTGCTGCCATCATTCAGTTCCCAGCAAGTGATGGGGCTCTTTTAAGATCTGGGTTGGAGTCTGCTCGCCTGTACTTTCACCAAAGAGCATCATACCCAGCTGCAGAAATGATTCATAATAATGATTCTCGCGAGTGGTGCAAGACATCTGGATACTATGCAGATCCTCAGATGTGGCAAGAAACATATGATTACCGGCCGGGCCTTACTCCTAATGAGCCAAACAATACGATGGATCTCCCTCCAGCAGGTTTGCCCGACATATTTGCTCTACTTGGAAAGGCTGCTCGGGATATACTGGATGCCATCAGCTTCTATTTGAACTTACGCAGTTCTCCATTTACTGAGATACTTGATAATGTTCCACTGAGAAATCGGGAAATTTCATCTTCAGTATTGTCTGTTTGCTGTTACGCAAGGCCATCATTTCAGGGAGCACAACACCATAATTTAGCCACTCAAGAGGATGGCCAGTTGATTATGTTTACAGATCATGAGCACCAAGCAGATAAAAGCCTCATATCTCTTGTTAAGTCAGATAAGGCAGGTTTACATATAAGAGATCTTCATGGTCGGTGGTTTTTAGTGGATAGTGATCTTGGCCCTCAAGAAGCCATTGTTTACCCTGGACTTGCACTTTATCAGGCAACGGCAGGCTATGTCAACCCTGCATTTTACAGAACAGACATCAATACTATGCAGGGTAACATGCATGGGCGATGTTCTTTGGCTTTTAAACTGATGCCAAAATCCATGTCCAGTCTTAATTGTTCAGAGATGAGAGCGGCTGGTCATGGAGTTGAAGCTCAGTTCCTGCTTCCAGTACTGGTGGATGACTTCATGCAGAAATCCCCCCCAACTGATCAGCTCTTTAACAGGCAGAATATCCAGTGTTTCAATTTTCCTACAGTCCAGGACG GATCTATGAAGCCCTTGGTGAGGAGGAGGAAGCATGATTCAAGAAGCAAACCTTTGCCACCTTCTAAGAGGTTACGACTTGAAGCTCAGAGAGTTCTGAAGGAGAGGGTTCAGGACATTGCTGATAAGAAGGGCATCAAGCTGAGGTTTTGCAATTTGAAGGAATGTGAGAGTCACGTTCACACGCTAGATAGCCCATGTGCCAATATAAGAATGGAGATTGGATGGCCAGCTGGGGTACCATTTGTTCATCCCCACGATCTACCTAACAAGGCAAAGATTGGTTTCCTTGAAGCATATGAACCTGGTTGGACAGCAACTCATGATATGGA GAATCAATCTCCATAG
- the LOC126720781 gene encoding uncharacterized protein LOC126720781 isoform X1 produces MAGSGLTSLGRVKLTDLVPCEGLPSDSYKLSVSTLSQSLAQYSAAIIQFPASDGALLRSGLESARLYFHQRASYPAAEMIHNNDSREWCKTSGYYADPQMWQETYDYRPGLTPNEPNNTMDLPPAGLPDIFALLGKAARDILDAISFYLNLRSSPFTEILDNVPLRNREISSSVLSVCCYARPSFQGAQHHNLATQEDGQLIMFTDHEHQADKSLISLVKSDKAGLHIRDLHGRWFLVDSDLGPQEAIVYPGLALYQATAGYVNPAFYRTDINTMQGNMHGRCSLAFKLMPKSMSSLNCSEMRAAGHGVEAQFLLPVLVDDFMQKSPPTDQLFNRQNIQCFNFPTVQDGSMKPLVRRRKHDSRSKPLPPSKRLRLEAQRVLKERVQDIADKKGIKLRFCNLKECESHVHTLDSPCANIRMEIGWPAGVPFVHPHDLPNKAKIGFLEAYEPGWTATHDMELSLTEPGQESISIVSDVWPPLISL; encoded by the exons ATGGCAGGCAGTGGCCTGACATCTTTGGGTCGTGTGAAGCTCACTGATCTAGTACCCTGTGAAGGCCTTCCTTCTGATTCTTATAAACTATCAGTCTCAACTTTGTCACAGTCGCTTGCTCAATATTCTGCTGCCATCATTCAGTTCCCAGCAAGTGATGGGGCTCTTTTAAGATCTGGGTTGGAGTCTGCTCGCCTGTACTTTCACCAAAGAGCATCATACCCAGCTGCAGAAATGATTCATAATAATGATTCTCGCGAGTGGTGCAAGACATCTGGATACTATGCAGATCCTCAGATGTGGCAAGAAACATATGATTACCGGCCGGGCCTTACTCCTAATGAGCCAAACAATACGATGGATCTCCCTCCAGCAGGTTTGCCCGACATATTTGCTCTACTTGGAAAGGCTGCTCGGGATATACTGGATGCCATCAGCTTCTATTTGAACTTACGCAGTTCTCCATTTACTGAGATACTTGATAATGTTCCACTGAGAAATCGGGAAATTTCATCTTCAGTATTGTCTGTTTGCTGTTACGCAAGGCCATCATTTCAGGGAGCACAACACCATAATTTAGCCACTCAAGAGGATGGCCAGTTGATTATGTTTACAGATCATGAGCACCAAGCAGATAAAAGCCTCATATCTCTTGTTAAGTCAGATAAGGCAGGTTTACATATAAGAGATCTTCATGGTCGGTGGTTTTTAGTGGATAGTGATCTTGGCCCTCAAGAAGCCATTGTTTACCCTGGACTTGCACTTTATCAGGCAACGGCAGGCTATGTCAACCCTGCATTTTACAGAACAGACATCAATACTATGCAGGGTAACATGCATGGGCGATGTTCTTTGGCTTTTAAACTGATGCCAAAATCCATGTCCAGTCTTAATTGTTCAGAGATGAGAGCGGCTGGTCATGGAGTTGAAGCTCAGTTCCTGCTTCCAGTACTGGTGGATGACTTCATGCAGAAATCCCCCCCAACTGATCAGCTCTTTAACAGGCAGAATATCCAGTGTTTCAATTTTCCTACAGTCCAGGACG GATCTATGAAGCCCTTGGTGAGGAGGAGGAAGCATGATTCAAGAAGCAAACCTTTGCCACCTTCTAAGAGGTTACGACTTGAAGCTCAGAGAGTTCTGAAGGAGAGGGTTCAGGACATTGCTGATAAGAAGGGCATCAAGCTGAGGTTTTGCAATTTGAAGGAATGTGAGAGTCACGTTCACACGCTAGATAGCCCATGTGCCAATATAAGAATGGAGATTGGATGGCCAGCTGGGGTACCATTTGTTCATCCCCACGATCTACCTAACAAGGCAAAGATTGGTTTCCTTGAAGCATATGAACCTGGTTGGACAGCAACTCATGATATGGAGTTAAGTCTAACTGAACCTGGACAG GAATCAATCTCCATAGTTTCAGATGTGTGGCCACCCCTGATCAGCTTGTGA
- the LOC126720781 gene encoding uncharacterized protein LOC126720781 isoform X3 — protein sequence MAGSGLTSLGRVKLTDLVPCEGLPSDSYKLSVSTLSQSLAQYSAAIIQFPASDGALLRSGLESARLYFHQRASYPAAEMIHNNDSREWCKTSGYYADPQMWQETYDYRPGLTPNEPNNTMDLPPAGLPDIFALLGKAARDILDAISFYLNLRSSPFTEILDNVPLRNREISSSVLSVCCYARPSFQGAQHHNLATQEDGQLIMFTDHEHQADKSLISLVKSDKAGLHIRDLHGRWFLVDSDLGPQEAIVYPGLALYQATAGYVNPAFYRTDINTMQGNMHGRCSLAFKLMPKSMSSLNCSEMRAAGHGVEAQFLLPVLVDDFMQKSPPTDQLFNRQNIQCFNFPTVQDGSMKPLVRRRKHDSRSKPLPPSKRLRLEAQRVLKERVQDIADKKGIKLRFCNLKECESHVHTLDSPCANIRMEIGWPAGVPFVHPHDLPNKAKIGFLEAYEPGWTATHDMELSLTEPGQASQQSAN from the exons ATGGCAGGCAGTGGCCTGACATCTTTGGGTCGTGTGAAGCTCACTGATCTAGTACCCTGTGAAGGCCTTCCTTCTGATTCTTATAAACTATCAGTCTCAACTTTGTCACAGTCGCTTGCTCAATATTCTGCTGCCATCATTCAGTTCCCAGCAAGTGATGGGGCTCTTTTAAGATCTGGGTTGGAGTCTGCTCGCCTGTACTTTCACCAAAGAGCATCATACCCAGCTGCAGAAATGATTCATAATAATGATTCTCGCGAGTGGTGCAAGACATCTGGATACTATGCAGATCCTCAGATGTGGCAAGAAACATATGATTACCGGCCGGGCCTTACTCCTAATGAGCCAAACAATACGATGGATCTCCCTCCAGCAGGTTTGCCCGACATATTTGCTCTACTTGGAAAGGCTGCTCGGGATATACTGGATGCCATCAGCTTCTATTTGAACTTACGCAGTTCTCCATTTACTGAGATACTTGATAATGTTCCACTGAGAAATCGGGAAATTTCATCTTCAGTATTGTCTGTTTGCTGTTACGCAAGGCCATCATTTCAGGGAGCACAACACCATAATTTAGCCACTCAAGAGGATGGCCAGTTGATTATGTTTACAGATCATGAGCACCAAGCAGATAAAAGCCTCATATCTCTTGTTAAGTCAGATAAGGCAGGTTTACATATAAGAGATCTTCATGGTCGGTGGTTTTTAGTGGATAGTGATCTTGGCCCTCAAGAAGCCATTGTTTACCCTGGACTTGCACTTTATCAGGCAACGGCAGGCTATGTCAACCCTGCATTTTACAGAACAGACATCAATACTATGCAGGGTAACATGCATGGGCGATGTTCTTTGGCTTTTAAACTGATGCCAAAATCCATGTCCAGTCTTAATTGTTCAGAGATGAGAGCGGCTGGTCATGGAGTTGAAGCTCAGTTCCTGCTTCCAGTACTGGTGGATGACTTCATGCAGAAATCCCCCCCAACTGATCAGCTCTTTAACAGGCAGAATATCCAGTGTTTCAATTTTCCTACAGTCCAGGACG GATCTATGAAGCCCTTGGTGAGGAGGAGGAAGCATGATTCAAGAAGCAAACCTTTGCCACCTTCTAAGAGGTTACGACTTGAAGCTCAGAGAGTTCTGAAGGAGAGGGTTCAGGACATTGCTGATAAGAAGGGCATCAAGCTGAGGTTTTGCAATTTGAAGGAATGTGAGAGTCACGTTCACACGCTAGATAGCCCATGTGCCAATATAAGAATGGAGATTGGATGGCCAGCTGGGGTACCATTTGTTCATCCCCACGATCTACCTAACAAGGCAAAGATTGGTTTCCTTGAAGCATATGAACCTGGTTGGACAGCAACTCATGATATGGAGTTAAGTCTAACTGAACCTGGACAGGCCAGTCAACAATCAGCTAATT GA
- the LOC126720781 gene encoding uncharacterized protein LOC126720781 isoform X2: MAGSGLTSLGRVKLTDLVPCEGLPSDSYKLSVSTLSQSLAQYSAAIIQFPASDGALLRSGLESARLYFHQRASYPAAEMIHNNDSREWCKTSGYYADPQMWQETYDYRPGLTPNEPNNTMDLPPAGLPDIFALLGKAARDILDAISFYLNLRSSPFTEILDNVPLRNREISSSVLSVCCYARPSFQGAQHHNLATQEDGQLIMFTDHEHQADKSLISLVKSDKAGLHIRDLHGRWFLVDSDLGPQEAIVYPGLALYQATAGYVNPAFYRTDINTMQGNMHGRCSLAFKLMPKSMSSLNCSEMRAAGHGVEAQFLLPVLVDDFMQKSPPTDQLFNRQNIQCFNFPTVQDGSMKPLVRRRKHDSRSKPLPPSKRLRLEAQRVLKERVQDIADKKGIKLRFCNLKECESHVHTLDSPCANIRMEIGWPAGVPFVHPHDLPNKAKIGFLEAYEPGWTATHDMELSLTEPGQASQQSANCN; this comes from the exons ATGGCAGGCAGTGGCCTGACATCTTTGGGTCGTGTGAAGCTCACTGATCTAGTACCCTGTGAAGGCCTTCCTTCTGATTCTTATAAACTATCAGTCTCAACTTTGTCACAGTCGCTTGCTCAATATTCTGCTGCCATCATTCAGTTCCCAGCAAGTGATGGGGCTCTTTTAAGATCTGGGTTGGAGTCTGCTCGCCTGTACTTTCACCAAAGAGCATCATACCCAGCTGCAGAAATGATTCATAATAATGATTCTCGCGAGTGGTGCAAGACATCTGGATACTATGCAGATCCTCAGATGTGGCAAGAAACATATGATTACCGGCCGGGCCTTACTCCTAATGAGCCAAACAATACGATGGATCTCCCTCCAGCAGGTTTGCCCGACATATTTGCTCTACTTGGAAAGGCTGCTCGGGATATACTGGATGCCATCAGCTTCTATTTGAACTTACGCAGTTCTCCATTTACTGAGATACTTGATAATGTTCCACTGAGAAATCGGGAAATTTCATCTTCAGTATTGTCTGTTTGCTGTTACGCAAGGCCATCATTTCAGGGAGCACAACACCATAATTTAGCCACTCAAGAGGATGGCCAGTTGATTATGTTTACAGATCATGAGCACCAAGCAGATAAAAGCCTCATATCTCTTGTTAAGTCAGATAAGGCAGGTTTACATATAAGAGATCTTCATGGTCGGTGGTTTTTAGTGGATAGTGATCTTGGCCCTCAAGAAGCCATTGTTTACCCTGGACTTGCACTTTATCAGGCAACGGCAGGCTATGTCAACCCTGCATTTTACAGAACAGACATCAATACTATGCAGGGTAACATGCATGGGCGATGTTCTTTGGCTTTTAAACTGATGCCAAAATCCATGTCCAGTCTTAATTGTTCAGAGATGAGAGCGGCTGGTCATGGAGTTGAAGCTCAGTTCCTGCTTCCAGTACTGGTGGATGACTTCATGCAGAAATCCCCCCCAACTGATCAGCTCTTTAACAGGCAGAATATCCAGTGTTTCAATTTTCCTACAGTCCAGGACG GATCTATGAAGCCCTTGGTGAGGAGGAGGAAGCATGATTCAAGAAGCAAACCTTTGCCACCTTCTAAGAGGTTACGACTTGAAGCTCAGAGAGTTCTGAAGGAGAGGGTTCAGGACATTGCTGATAAGAAGGGCATCAAGCTGAGGTTTTGCAATTTGAAGGAATGTGAGAGTCACGTTCACACGCTAGATAGCCCATGTGCCAATATAAGAATGGAGATTGGATGGCCAGCTGGGGTACCATTTGTTCATCCCCACGATCTACCTAACAAGGCAAAGATTGGTTTCCTTGAAGCATATGAACCTGGTTGGACAGCAACTCATGATATGGAGTTAAGTCTAACTGAACCTGGACAGGCCAGTCAACAATCAGCTAATTGTAACT GA